One stretch of Sander vitreus isolate 19-12246 chromosome 16, sanVit1, whole genome shotgun sequence DNA includes these proteins:
- the nudcd3 gene encoding nudC domain-containing protein 3 has translation MASPLQMTEMYDNALLGILQHVGNIQDFLQVYFGFLYRKTDFYRLLSSPNEKMGFPPGVAEKMVFKTFKLFEKLAEHDRERQQSELQKREESQCVPPAVQELEISDQPPEEREEPSTEERSPREVPAPSSSGATAGPRPDSSAGGPGLMARGEQAAAASATSAQESREKFQSDPDSYNGAVRENYSWSQDYTDVEVRVFVPKTVVKGRQVRVSLQTGSLQVCVREGAEEKTLMEGEFTHKINTENSLWSLEPGRCVVLSLSKTSEIWWNAVLKGEQEIDIDKINRERSMATVDEEEHAVLDRLSFDYHQKLQGKPQSHEMKVHDMLKKGWDAEGSPFKGQQFDPSMFDIPPSAVQF, from the exons ATGGCGTCGCCTCTGCAGATGACAGAGATGTACGACAACGCTCTGCTCGGGATCTTGCAGCACGTTGGGAACATTCAGGACTTTCTTCAGGTCTATTTCGGGTTTCTGTATCGCAAGACTGACTTCTATCGCTTGCTGTCGAGTCCCAACGAGAAGATGGGCTTCCCTCCCGGTGTGGCGGAGAAGATGGTGTTTAAG ACGTTTAAGCTGTTTGAGAAGCTGGCGGAGCACgacagagagaggcagcagAGCGAGCtgcagaagagagaggagagtcaATGTGTTCCTCCGGCAGTTCAGGAGCTGGAGATCAGCGACCAGCctccagaggagagagaggagccgAGCACAGAGGAGCGCTCTCCCAGGGAGGTTCCAGCTCCTTCCTCCTCAGGAGCGACCGCTGGCCCTCGGCCCGACAGCAGCGCCGGCGGTCCGGGCCTGATGGCTCGGGGAGAACAGGCGGCTGCAGCCAGCGCAACCTCCGCACAAGA gagtCGGGAGAAGTTCCAGTCGGACCCCGACAGTTACAACGGGGCTGTGAGGGAAAACTACAGCTGGTCTCAGGACTACACTGACGTGGAGGTCCGAGTGTTTGTGCCCAAGACGGTTGTTAAAGGCCGACAG GTCAGAGTCAGTCTGCAGACAGGCAgcttgcaggtgtgtgtgagggagggagCCGAAGAGAAAACACTGATGGAGGGAGAGTTCACTCACAAGATCAACACTGAGAACTCTCTGTGGAGTCTGGAGCCTGGACGCTGCGTGGTC CTGTCGCTCAGTAAGACCTCAGAGATTTGGTGGAACGCGGTGCTGAAAGGAGAACAGGAGATTGATATAGACAAAATTAACCGCGAGCGCTCCATGGCAACGGTTGACGAGGAGGAGCACGCCGTTCTGGACCGACTCTCCTTCGACTACCATCAGAAGCTGCAGGGGAAACCCCAGAGTCACGAAATG AAAGTGCACGACATGCTGAAGAAGGGCTGGGACGCTGAAGGCTCGCCCTTCAAAGGGCAGCAGTTCGACCCCTCCATGTTTGACATCCCACCCAGCGCCGTGCAGTTCTGA
- the mrps24 gene encoding small ribosomal subunit protein uS3m, with the protein MAAASLSSTGSVRLLSALARSGSLCSSSGSRALHVTAVCCKNRAARVRVGKGDKPLTYEQALPPHHIGHRKGWLSQNTSNLKGEEGAAERTIEDMFVRRFMFGTFHGCLANEIVIKRRGNVLIVCALMLQKLPPQKFYFLIGYSESLLSHLYKCPVKLEVQTLQDKAVYKYL; encoded by the exons ATGGCGGCGGCGTCCTTGAGCAGCACAGGGAGCGTGAGGCTGCTG AGTGCTTTAGCCAGGTCCGGCTCATTATGCAGCTCCTCTGGAAGCAGAGCCCTCCACGTCACTGCAGTGTGCTGCAAG aACCGAGCAGCCCGTGTCCGAGTGGGGAAAGGAGACAAACCTTTGACCTATGAGCAAGCACTTCCACCTCATCACATTGGCCATCGCAAAGGATGGCTGTCACAGAACACCA GTAACCTGAAAGGAGAGGAGGGTGCTGCTGAACGGACCATAGAGGACATGTTCGTGAGGCGTTTCATGTTCGGGACCTTCCACGGCTGCCTGGCCAATGAGATTGTGATCAAAAGGCGCGGCAACGTGCTCATAGTGTGTGCTCTAATGCTCCAGAAACTACCCCCACAGAAGTTTTACTTCTTAATAGGCTATTCAGAGTCACTGCTGTCACACTTGTACAAATGCCCCGTCAAGCTCGAGGTTCAGACCCTGCAGGACAAAGCTGTGTACAAGTACCTCTGA